Part of the Lysobacter enzymogenes genome is shown below.
TACCTGGACTGGATCGCGCGCGAACGCATCGGCTTGAGCTATATGCCGCCGGCGTTCCTGCAGGGACGCGATCGCTTCCCCGACTTCGCGGCCGCGCCGACGTTCCTGGTCGGCGGCGAAGCGGTGCCGCCGGGCCTGCTGAGCGCCTTGCGACGCGGCGGCGCGCGCCCGGTGAACGTGTACGGCCCGACCGAAACCACGGTGCTGGCCACCGCCTGGGAACCGCCGCCGCACTGGCCCGGCGACGCGCCCACACCGATCGGCCGGCCGCTGGCCAACACCCGCGCCTATGTGCTCGACGCGCAGCGCCGGCCGTTGCCGCTGGGCGCGCCGGGCGAGCTGTATCTCGGCGGCGCCGGGGTCGCGCGCGGCTACCTCGGCCGCCCCGACCTCGACGCCCAACGCTATTTTCCCGATCCCTTCGACCCGGCGCCGGGCGCGCGCATGTACCGCAGCGGCGATCTGGTGCGCTATCGCGACGACGGCGAACTGATGTTCCTCGGCCGCAACGACGGCCAGGTCAAGCTGCGCGGCTACCGCATCGAACTGGGCGAAATCGAAGCGCGCCTGCGCGAACACGCGGCGGTGCGCGAGGCCGCGGTGCTGCTGCGCGAGGACGAGCCCGGGCGTAAACGACTGGTGGCCTATGTGGTCGCCGCCGCGGCCGGCGAAGGCGAGCTCGCGACCGCGCTGCGCACGCATCTGATCCCGCGCCTGCCCGGCTACATGCTGCCGGCCGCGTACGTGCGCCTGGACGCGCTGCCGCTCAATCCGAACGGGAAGCTCGACCGCCGCGCCCTGCCCGCCCCCGGCGCCGATGCGTTCGCGCGCCGCGCTTACGCGCCGCCGCAAGGCGAGCTGGAAACCCTGCTCGCGCAGTGGTGGCAGGAGTTGCTGCACAGCGACCCGGTCGGCCGCGGCGACGACTTCTTCGAACTCGGCGGCCATTCGCTGCTGGCGATGCGGCTGCTCGCGCGCTTGCGCGAGGAACTCGGCGTGGCGGTGGCGCCGTCGCTGCTGTTCCGCCGCCCGCGCCTGGCCGGTTTCGCCGAGGCGCTGTTGGCCGCGGCCCTGCAGGATCACGACTGAGGAACATGCCATGACCTTGATCAAAGCCATCCTCGGCCGGCTCGATCCGGCGCAGATCGAACACCTGCGCGAACTGCGCCGCGAGCTCGGCCTGGACGCCGCCGGCACCGCCGAACCGGCGTTGGCGCCGCGCGCGCACGACGGCGACGCGCTGCCGATGTCGTCGGCGCAACAGCGGCTGTGGTTCCTGACCCAGCTGGACGGCGCAAGCGCCAGCTACCACGTGCCCTTGGCCGTGCGTCTGCGCGGCGCGCTCGACCGCGCGGCGCTCGCGCGCGCGCTCGATGCGTTGTTCGCCCGCCAGCAGGCGCTGCGCAGCGTATTTCCCGCGCGCGACGGCGAGCCGGTCGCGCAGTTGCTGCCGGCCGCGCACGGCCTGCCGCTGCGCGAGCGCGACCTGCGCGCAGGCGGCGATCCCGAGGTCGCCCGCGCGGCGCTTGCCGCTGCGGAACTGCACGCCCCGTTCGATCTCGCCGCCGGCCCGCTGGTGCGCGCCACGCTGTTCCGTCTGGGCGACGAGGATTACGAACTGCTGCTGATCCAACACCACATCGTCTGCGACGGCTGGTCGATGGACGTGCTCGCGCGCGAACTCAGCGCGCTCTACAACGCGTTCGCCGCCGGCCGCGCCGATCCGCTGCCGCCGTTGGCCCTGCACTACTGCGATTACGCCGCCTGGCAGCGCGGCGGCGCCGACAGCCCGCGGCTGCGCGCGCAAAGCGACTACTGGCAACAGCGTCTCGCCGGCGCGCCGCAGCGCCTGGAACTGCCCACCGACCGGCCGCGTCCGGCGCAGCAGTCCTTCGCCGCCGCGAGCGTGCCGCTGCGCCTGGACGCGCACGACACCGCCGCGCTCAAGCGGCGCGCCCGCAGCCGCGGCGCCAGCGCGTTCATGGCCGTGCTGGCGGCGTGGTCGGCGCTGCTCGCGCGCCTGTCCGGCCAGGACGAAGTCGTCGTCGGCACGCCCGCCGCCAATCGCAGCCAGGCCTTGCTGCAGCCGCTGATCGGTTTCTTCGTCAATACCCTGGCCCTGCGCGTGGACGTGGCCGGCTGGGCCAGTCTGGGCGAATTGCTCGAACGCGCGCGCGACGCCGCGCTGGAAGCGCAGGACCGCCAGGATCTGCCGTTCGAGCGCGTGGTCGAGCGCTTGCAGCCGCAGCGCCGGCTCGACGCCACGCCGCTGTTCCAGGTCATGCTGGCCTGGCAGAGCAACGCGCCGCCGGTGTTCGCCTTCGACGGCGTGCGCGCCGATCCGCCGCGGCTGACCGGCGACACGCTCAGGGTCGACCTGGAACTGCATCTGCACGAGGACGACGACGGCATCGTCGGCGAACTGCAGTACAGCACCGCGCTGTTCGACGCCGCCACCATGCGCCGCCACGTCGGTTATCTGCTGACCCTGCTGCGGGCGATGAGCGCCGACGACAGCCGCGCGCCGGCGTCGGTGGAACTGCCGGATGCGGCCGAGCTCGCGTTGCAGTTGCACGAATTCAACCGCAGCGCCGCGGCGCCGGCGACGCACGAGGGCGTGCACCGCGCGTTCGAGCGGCAGGCCCGCGCCACGCCCGCGGCGATCGCGCTGGTCCACGGCGAGCAACGGCTCGACTACGCCGCGCTCGACCGCCTCGCCGAACGCCTGGCGGCGCGCCTGTGCGCGGCCGGCCTGGGCCGCGGCGGCATCGTCGCGTTGTGTTTGCAGCGCGGCATCGCGCCGGTGGTGGCGATGCTGGCTACGCTCAAGGCCGGCGGCGCGTATTTGCCGCTGGATCCTGATTATCCACGCGAACGTCTCGGACGGATCCTCGCCGATGCCGGCGCGACGCTGCTGCTCGCCGACGAAGCCGGGCGCGACGCCTTGGCCGACTGCGGCGCGGCGCTGCCGCCGATGCTCGATCCGCACGACCGGGACTTCGCGGATGGCGCCATTGCCGACGACCGCTTCGGCGACGATCCCGAAGCGCCGGCCTACCTCATCTACACCTCCGGCTCCACCGGCGTACCCAAAGGCGTGCTGATGCCGCACCGCCCCTTGCTCAACCTGCTGCGCTGGCAGGCGCGCACGCTGCCGCCGGCGCAAACCACGCTGCAATACGCCGCGCTCGGCTTCGACGTGGCGTTCCAGGAAATCTTCGGCTGCCTCGGCCAGGGCGGAACGCTGGTGCTGGTCGACGCGCCGCTGCGCTTCGATTTCCCCGCCCTGCTCGCGCAGCTGTGCGCGCAGCGGGTGCAGCGTCTGCATCTGCCGTACATCGCGCTGCAAGGGCTGGCCGAAGCCGTCGTCCAGTGCGATGCGGCGCAGGCGCAGGAACTCGACCGGCACTTGCGCGATGTCGCGGTGGCCGGCGAAGCGCTGCGGATCACTCCGCAGATCCGCCGCATGTTCGAACGGCTCGGCAGCGCGCGCCTGCACAATCATTACGGGCCCAGCGAAACCCACGTCGCTACCGCCCACACCTTGCCGCGCGAGCCCGCGCATTGGCCCGAGCTGCCGCCGATCGGCCAGCCGATCGACCGCGCGCGCGTCTACCTGCTCGATCCGCAGCGACGCCCGGTGCCGCTCGGCGCGGCCGGCGAGCTCTACATCGGCGGCGACGCGGTCGCGCAAGGCTATCGCGGCCAGCCGCAGCTTACGGCCGAACGCTTCCTCGCCGATCCCTTCGCCGCGACCGGCGACGACGCCGCGCCGCGCATGTACCGCAGCGGCGATCTGGCCCGCTACCGCAACGACGGCAGCCTGCTGTTTCTCGGCCGCAACGACCGCCAGATC
Proteins encoded:
- a CDS encoding non-ribosomal peptide synthetase is translated as MTLIKAILGRLDPAQIEHLRELRRELGLDAAGTAEPALAPRAHDGDALPMSSAQQRLWFLTQLDGASASYHVPLAVRLRGALDRAALARALDALFARQQALRSVFPARDGEPVAQLLPAAHGLPLRERDLRAGGDPEVARAALAAAELHAPFDLAAGPLVRATLFRLGDEDYELLLIQHHIVCDGWSMDVLARELSALYNAFAAGRADPLPPLALHYCDYAAWQRGGADSPRLRAQSDYWQQRLAGAPQRLELPTDRPRPAQQSFAAASVPLRLDAHDTAALKRRARSRGASAFMAVLAAWSALLARLSGQDEVVVGTPAANRSQALLQPLIGFFVNTLALRVDVAGWASLGELLERARDAALEAQDRQDLPFERVVERLQPQRRLDATPLFQVMLAWQSNAPPVFAFDGVRADPPRLTGDTLRVDLELHLHEDDDGIVGELQYSTALFDAATMRRHVGYLLTLLRAMSADDSRAPASVELPDAAELALQLHEFNRSAAAPATHEGVHRAFERQARATPAAIALVHGEQRLDYAALDRLAERLAARLCAAGLGRGGIVALCLQRGIAPVVAMLATLKAGGAYLPLDPDYPRERLGRILADAGATLLLADEAGRDALADCGAALPPMLDPHDRDFADGAIADDRFGDDPEAPAYLIYTSGSTGVPKGVLMPHRPLLNLLRWQARTLPPAQTTLQYAALGFDVAFQEIFGCLGQGGTLVLVDAPLRFDFPALLAQLCAQRVQRLHLPYIALQGLAEAVVQCDAAQAQELDRHLRDVAVAGEALRITPQIRRMFERLGSARLHNHYGPSETHVATAHTLPREPAHWPELPPIGQPIDRARVYLLDPQRRPVPLGAAGELYIGGDAVAQGYRGQPQLTAERFLADPFAATGDDAAPRMYRSGDLARYRNDGSLLFLGRNDRQIKIRGFRVEPGEIEAQLAGQPGVAETAVVAREDRPGETRLVAYVVPTDPSLPHAQLAAELRAAVAAALPDYMRPAAFVALPRLPLTPNGKLDRDALPAPDGSDLARRSAQPPRPGAETELAQIWRALLGVEAIGRDDHFFELGGHSLLAARLAAQLSQRANAPVPVRQVFLRPLLREMAALLTSAAPASAHSPLDLAAEARLPDDLRGHGPARAQSAPQRVLLTGANGFLGAYLLRELLRRTPARVHCLLRCADAAQGRLRLRNALSAFGLDADCDLDRIDIEPGDLAAPALGLTPERFDALGERLDAIYHNGAWVHSLHPYRTLKPANVLGTLEVMRLAARGAPTRVHYVSTVAALSPRDPLADADLDEETLLARWQGLRTGYAQSKWTAERLLRAGAARGLPFAVYRPTHISGDSATALGNDRDSWSLFVDACLRHRCVPTLEAALNWLPVDWMSAFLVELSLREGLDGRSLNLIHPHSFPFARLADAIAASDGARVRRVDYRDWLALVAADPASAEVAAVLSADAADATGATGVTAATAAFEDPRIGNAVAELIGQARCPPLDDALLRAYVDGRNHALAARRGG